The DNA segment ttattaatttgtataatacattttttattttataatttatttattgattaatttaaaacatgtccatattagacattttaaatactaacagcaacagttcaatataattttaccaaacactaataattaaacaaataataacaaatagtcaacaacaacaacaaacagcataTTACAACCGCAAATAGCTAACATCAACAACAACATTTATTCGCTAACAGATGAATCAAACAGACTCTTAATAAActtatatatgaattgatttatggaagagcctaatacactcatatatgaaAGGTCAAGAgatcaatgtgtctaaatgaaagatcgagagcTTAATACactaaacaatgaaagatcgggagctcaatgtgtctaaatgaaagatcgaaggcttaatgcaccaaacaatgaaagatcaggggcctcaggatatctaaatttcttcaaaaaaaatctGTCTATACTGACTACGATGCAATGTAAAAATTCAAAGGAAACAAGTTCAATATGTATTGAAAAGAAAAGGAATAATTACAAGAAAGAGTGAAGTTGGGTATTGaagaatttaattgaaaacttatACAACACCTGAATTTGAAACTACACTCACTAGCTGACTATTATCTTTTGTTTTCGTTAAACAATCCTATTCAAAGCAATTCTTTCACTTTGTCGAGCCAATGGCGTAAtcacttgtggcattgtcacaCCTCCAGAAACTATGATCTCTGCTTCAAACCAAATACATAAACAAGTAAACTTCTGGGTAACTGAGAGAGATTTAAGGATTataagaagaaaaaacaaagaaagaTGCATACCTATCCCTTCTCGGATTGACAGGTTTGGTCTGATGACATCCTTTGAGTTCACAAGGAATATATCACCAATATATAGATGGTTTGTCGGCACAAAAACACTACATAACTCTTCATCCTCATTTTCTTTCTGCATTCCCAATCCAAACATCACAAACAAATTATAATTACAACCTAGACCACAAATCAACACAAGTTATTGTATTTTCATTATGCACAATCTACGTAACAAACAATCAAATTTCCTTTCCTGTTAGATCTAAGAATTACAGACAATGGTCCTGCTTGATTCAAGTATTTGGTAAATGAATGTGAAAATTTTAGAAGTATTcaattatattgaaaataaaagaatGAGGGATCTATTGTAAACGGGATTAACAATGCATTTAAAATTCAGAGGGTTTTCATTAGTTAAGAAACAGCAACTCCCTCCATTCTGAATTATGTCATTTAAGGGAGGGAGAAATTTTCTGAATCATAATTTCACTcgttttctcattttttccCTTGCTAAAAATTCTCCCTTTAATAACAGATCTTTCCAAGAATATGGAAGTTTATGAGAGAATATTAGGTGAGAATAGAGAGGAGATTGCGCCCTTCTAcaaatttatctatttttaattgtattgtAATTAATAAGAATAGAGTGAATATTGCGAGAGAATTAGTCATCAAAGAGGAGATTATGGGGTAGTATTGTTTTTTAAAGCCTTATTTAATAACTTCTTAATTTACAAAATATTGTCTTAAACGACATATATTTCAAAATGGAGAGAGTGCTTCTTAAAGCAATCCTATCGACTATCGATTTTCACAGCTTATCAAACATTTTCAAGTAAACTATCAGTTAACCCATGCAAATAAACCAAAAACCTATTGTAGCTTGTTTCTATCACTTTCAACCCTTCATGTAATGTTTAAATTTCTTACTTAACATTTGAGAAGGTTTTGCAGAGCCTAAAGAGCACTTTCTCAAACAACATTTTAAATGCAAAACTCAATCAGCACAAATTGACTTGCATGGCAAGAAAACATTTTAGAAAGAGAACAGGGGGTATCAATATTGCATGGGAAACTTTCAGAGAAGAACAATCACATGTTCATATGCTAATGCTATGATGACTACTAACAAGCAAAGTGCCAACTAATCaggacaaaataaaaaaaaaaaaaggaataccTATGAAGAGAGATCAAATGTTAATAGCAACATTGTTATCAGCACCCTTTTATTTCCAGAGATCCAAACCATAGATTATGTTTCACAGTGCCAAGGTTCTACAGCCAACTATAATTTTTGGGCAAATACAAAGAAATGAATAATCTGAATAAAAAAATCAGATAAAAAGGGGATGGAAAAAGCATCTTATGGGACCATGCAACTAGATAGGGCATCTCTTTTCTTGCACTGAGAGTACAACAATCGATGCTAGGAAATACATTAGGGAATTAACAATAAATGGAAGATATGCAGAGAGGAGCATATAAATCATTTCCAACTAATTCTGGCTAATACTAGTGAGTAGTGACATCCTATAAAGCACTTTGAACAAAGGATATGAGACATAAGATGTATTGGTTCAGTAATAAAGGGCTTGAGAATTAATCCACCAACTCTGATCTTCAGAGGAAAAATGAAGCAAATATATTGCATATGTTACTGTGATCCAATGTCCCAATAGGAGTTTAGTGTTATATTCACAACACTAGATAGATGGACTATATGAATTAAAAGGCATCTACCTGAGACTTGATTCAGACTAGTCTTGCATAAAGATAAAAGAAATCACTTATTTTGCAGAAGAAAAACCTCATAATGGAAAAAATACCTGAAGAATGACTGTTGATGTGATAAAACCAAATGCATATTCACCAACACGGGGATGGCGTATAATTGCAACCTCTTTAAGGGCTGTGGTATTCTGACCTATGGAGAGATAGAGATATAAATTTAGTTTGACCAGCCTTAACCAATGTAACAACTTCTAGGAAATAAAACCATGATACAAatgcaaaaacaaaaataagaggATCCAACAACTATAATATTTTCATAATGATCCATCATAATAACATTAAAAAAGCATCTCAAAAAACTGAAAGGAGAAAAAAGGATTAAGATTTTGAAACACGTCGATTTTGAACTGTCAAATTAACTGACTTGTCTATCATGATAGGAAACAAAAGACATTAAAGCTCAACAAtgaattgaaaaaatatataaatcataTAGAGATTCCAGACTATAGTTGTTTGAATCATAAGATTCCATTCGAGTCGGCTCCATTTCGAGTCGACTCTATAGGTAGAATCGGAAATGTCCAGAATCGGTGGTGAATCGGACGACTCGGTGGTGAATCGGCCGAATCGTCCCGTTCTAACGATTCTCTCGAATGTGAAGAAAAAAATGGCAGCAATCAAGTCTTTTGGAATCTGTACAGTTCCATTAAATATAAGATTCATGAATGACTTTTGTGCCACCCGTACAACCAATAAGAATTAAAGTAAAtgaacaaaaaattataaaaatcaataattcaaattcaaagaaacaatACAGATAAAGATTACATTGAAAGTTAAGACTCACACAACTTTCCAAATTCTATTTACatacacaaatataattaattttatttaggattgcattagatttgaatttgaattttaagtaaTTAGTTTATATgacttttttaaattaaaattgcatttctagactaatattttaagttcaatatggtaaatattttattttttataatattaagaTTGGAACCGAACACGAGTCACGATTCATAAAATGAGACTTTCGATTCACGAGTCTTTGACAACTATGTTCCAGGCTAGGGAAGAAATCAAACTTAAATAGATCAAGTCATCATTCACTACAACAACACTTTAACGGTGTTTTTACTATGCAGCAGATAAATCAAATTGCAGAAAAACTTCCTTGGCACATGAGTAAATTACAGCTATGGTATCTGAACTTTACCatgtttcacactttggtacctagatttcacTGTCACAAAAAAATACCCGAACTCAACGGTGACTGGACAATATAATACATATGACTGATTAATGACCGGTCAATGTGACAAGTCACCACTTTGACCCTTTTAAACTTAGAAAATGGTCTCACTTCACATGTAAAGTCTTTTTCACCCTTTGAATTCTTTCTCCCTTTCACTCTCTCTCCTGTTCTTATCCTCTCTTCTCTGTTattcttttcttctcttctctaattttacccataaaataaaaaaactaaaacctaaaaatacaaatcaaaacccagaaaaagagaaagaatagGACGATCAAAACCAAAACAGGCCACCAAAATCAAATCCTGGATTTACTTTTGAAACCCAGCTGATTCCTTGTGTCCCAGCAAGAGGATTAGTTAACAGCCACAGGACGAACCAAATTCTGGAGATTTTTCAAATCAACAGCCACATTAACTGAAGCACCACTTGAATTAGGTGCCGAGATCAGATGGGATGTAGCCTGTATCCTTGGCGATTCACTGGGCAGTGTTAGGGATAACTAGAGAACTGTGTCACAGCTCTCCATTGCCAACTGAAAGCAGGTTGGTCCCAGTTTCAAATGAAGAAGATCAGCCCATCTTTTCTTTGAATGAAAAGAAAAtacaaatcaaaatcaaaacagaaaaataCAAATCGTCTACTGAGAGAGGAGAGGACGACGACCTAACCCAGACCACGAACCAAACTTGTTGGCCGATTTTGGGATTTCTTTGATTTTTAGGCATTCTTGAGATTCTGGGAATTGACATGTAATATCCAGTATGAGGAGATTGGTGAAGGATAGAACAGCTCATTGGAAGAATTCTTGAGATTTTTAGGCATTCAAGGAGGAAGAAACCATATTATAGAGAGAGAATAATGGAAATGGAAAGTTAGGGATTGAAAGAAAGGGAAAAATTGTATTTACAATTGAGGTGCGTCCCACATTTAAATTGAATACCTAGGCAAACTATGCAACGTTATCATTTTTAATAGTTAACCGGTTGTAGCAGGTCATGAATACTATATTGTCCAGTCATCCTAAGTTCGGGtattttttgtgacaaaatgAAATCTTGGTACCAAAGTTTGAAACAGGGAAAAGTTTAGGTATCATAGTTGTAAATTACTCGCACATGTAGCATAGAACCCACAAATAAAGAAGTGTGAATACAGTCCATGAGTTTAGACAATAAAAGTATTAATAATATGTCAAATTCACATGTTCACAGTAAAACCATGGCCGACATATACAAGTACAGTGTAAAATAACTTGCATATACACAAACTTCTTATACTCCTGCATTTACAGATATGTTCATAAAATTCTATAAAGAAATGTCTAATACCTGGAGAAATGGCAGCACTGATTTGTTTGGTTGATGAATACAAGTGCTTTACAAAGGGCATTTGCTTAATGAACCACTCCCCAAGCCAGAAAACAGTGGAGCCTATCCACGATGATACAAAAACCCCAACCAAGAATACAAACACCAGAG comes from the Euphorbia lathyris chromosome 5, ddEupLath1.1, whole genome shotgun sequence genome and includes:
- the LOC136230322 gene encoding protein LIKE COV 2-like codes for the protein MAEHKEESSSIPLTHLDNDGEDPEDPAKSPPSSSNSSTREACCFVLQSWVSKKFMTGCVVLFPIAVTFFITWWLMQFIDGFFSPIYERLGIDIFGLGFVTSLVFVFLVGVFVSSWIGSTVFWLGEWFIKQMPFVKHLYSSTKQISAAISPGQNTTALKEVAIIRHPRVGEYAFGFITSTVILQKENEDEELCSVFVPTNHLYIGDIFLVNSKDVIRPNLSIREGIEIIVSGGVTMPQVITPLARQSERIALNRIV